The Humulus lupulus chromosome 3, drHumLupu1.1, whole genome shotgun sequence genome window below encodes:
- the LOC133824349 gene encoding uncharacterized protein LOC133824349, with the protein MASKSPIIFKVPTRLPMFLKILLGSVKHVEPGFMIDILMETNIMGEQYTLYISHEDIVHFGLMEEIGASCISFYISIIYSELCDREISHFFGFIEPSWSSRIGTNMDNRAEIISEHINNTVMGQTWLIPYHFLRHWMLVIIDPDDNTCYYLDPLGKSPPNDLKNLMNK; encoded by the exons ATGGCTAGTAAGTCGCCGATTATCTTCAAGGTTCCCACTAGACTTCCCATGTTTTTGAAGATACTTCTGGGTTCAGTTAAGCACGTAGAACCAGGATTCATGATTGACATTCTTATGGAGACCAATATTATGGGCGAACAATATACCTTATATATCTCACATGAGGATATAGTACACTTTGGACTTATGGAAGAAATCGGCGCGTCTTGCATTTCATTCTATATCag TATAATATATTCCGAGTTGTGCGATAGAGAGATATCACACTTTTTTGGTTTCATTGAGCCATCGTGGTCATCGAGAATTGGGACAAATATGGATAATCGAGCTGAAATTATCTCAGAGCATATCAATAACACAGTAATGGGTCAAACTTGGTTAATTCCATACCATTTCTT ACGTCACTGGATGTTAGTGATCATTGATCCAGATGACAATACATGCTACTATCTTGATCCACTTGGAAAATCTCCTCCAAATGATTTGAAGAACCTTATGAACAAGTAA
- the LOC133824350 gene encoding 7-dehydrocholesterol reductase-like, which yields MRMGLHQIIVLEAPLAFLYEVNGKVADSMLVNTILMLVYVTKFFWWEAGYWSTMDIAHDRVVYFALSQLALYILVAGILCIYINYDCDRQRQEFRRTNGKALVWGKAPSKITATYTTTTGETKSSILLTSGWLYPTFMWCFLQSFSSAGRKGMMIGADPSKQTQSHHLFMKNYMSLKKLQRYGKYWKSYCEKVRYRVIPGIY from the exons ATGAGGATGGGCTTGCATCAGATCATTGTCCTAGAGGCTCCTTTGGCTTTCCTC TATGAAGTGAACGGAAAAGTGGCTGATTCAATGCTTGTTAATACCATATTGATGCTGGTGTATGTTACTAAGTTTTTTTGGTGGGAAGCTGGATACTGGAGCACAATGGATATTGCACATGATCGAG TTGTCTACTTTGCTTTGTCACAGTTGGCACTCTACATCCTAGTAGCAGGCATTCTTTGCATATACATCAACTACGACTGTGATAGGCAAAGGCAAGAGTTTCGCAGAACAAATGGCAAAGCTTTGGTTTGGGGTAAAGCTCCATCAAAG ATAACTGCCACTTACACTACCACAACTGGGGAAACAAAAAGCAGCATTCTTTTAACTTCGGGATG GCTTTACCCTACTTTTATGTGGTGTTTCTTACAATCCTTCTCCTCGGCCGGGCGAAAAGGGATGATGATCGGTGCTGATCCAAGTAAGCAAACACAATCTCATCATttgtttatgaaaaattatatgtcCCTTAAAAAATTGCAAAG GTATGGAAAATACTGGAAATCGTACTGCGAGAAGGTTCGGTACAGGGTCATACCTGGAATTTACTGA